A single region of the Phaenicophaeus curvirostris isolate KB17595 chromosome 4, BPBGC_Pcur_1.0, whole genome shotgun sequence genome encodes:
- the DCTN6 gene encoding dynactin subunit 6, giving the protein MAEKAQKSVKIAPGAVVCVESEIRGDVTIGPRTVIHPKARIIAEAGPIVIGEGNLIEEQALIINGYPENIMPETEDVEPKPMIIGTNNVFEVGCYSQAMKVGDNNVIESKAFVGRNVILTSGCIIGACCNVNTYEVIPENTVIYGADCLRRVQTERPQPQTLQLDFLMKILPNYHHLKKTMKATSTPVKS; this is encoded by the exons ATGGCGGAGAAGGCGCAGAAGAG CGTGAAGATCGCGCCGGGGGCCGTGGTGTGCGTGGAGAGCGAGATCCGCGGGGATGTGACCATCG GGCCCAGGACCGTCATCCATCCCAAGGCCAGGATCATCGCCGAAGCGGGGCCCATCGTCATCGGGGAGGGGAACCTGATCGAGGAGCAGGCGCTCATCATCAACGG GTATCCAGAAAATATTATGCCAGAAACCGAAGATGTGGAGCCCAAACCAATGATCATTGGCACCAACAATGTTTTCGAAGTTGGGTGTT ATTCCCAAGCAATGAAGGTGGGAGACAACAACGTCATCGAATCCAAAG CGTTTGTCGGCAGGAACGTGATCCTGACCAGCGGCTGCATCATCGGAGCCTGCTGTAACGTCAACACCTACGAGGTGATCCCTGAAAACACTGTCATCTACGGGGCCGACTGCCTCCGCCGCGTCCAGACCGAGCGGCCACAG CCCCAGACGCTGCAGCTGGATTTCCTGATGAAGATCTTGCCAAACTACCATCACCTCAAGAAGACCATGaaggccacgtctacccccgtCAAGAGCTGA
- the RBPMS gene encoding RNA-binding protein with multiple splicing, translating to MSSLPADRDGGAADPALPEEEEVRTLFVSGLPLDIKPRELYLLFRPFKGYEGSLIKLTSKQPVGFVSFDSRSEAEVAKNALNGIRFDPEIPQTLRLEFAKANTKMAKSKLVGTPNPSTPLPTAVPQFIAREPYELTVPALYPSSPEVWGPYPLYPAELAPALPPPAFTYPASLHAQMRWLPPSEAGSQGWKSRQFC from the exons ATGAGCAGCCTCCCCGCCGACCGGGACGGCGGCGCCGCCGACCCCGCCCTgcccgaggaggaggag gtGAGGACACTCTTCGTCAGTGGGTTGCCTCTGGACATCAAGCCCCGGGAACTTTACCTGCTCTTCAGGCCCTTCAAG GGGTACGAAGGGTCTCTCATCAAACTCACCTCCAAACAG CCCGTGGGCTTCGTCAGCTTCGACAGCCGCTCGGAGGCGGAGGTGGCAAAGAACGCGCTGAAC GGCATCCGCTTCGACCCCGAGATCCCCCAGACGCTGCGGCTGGAGTTTGCCAAGGCGAACACCAAGATGGCCAAGAGCAAGCTGGTGGGCACCCCCAACCCCAGCACGCCCCTCCCCACCGCCGTACCTCAGTTCATCGCCCGGGAGCCCT atgaGCTCACAGTGCCTGCACTTTACCCCAGTAGCCCTGAAGTGTGGGGGCCGTACCCTCTGTACCCAGCGGAGTTAGCACCTGCTCTACCTCCTCCTGCTTTCACCTATCCCGCTTCGCTGCACGCCCAG ATGCGCTGGCTCCCTCCCTCCGAGGCTGGTTCTCAGGGCTGGAAGTCCCGTCAGTTCTGCTGA
- the BTC gene encoding probetacellulin isoform X2, which produces MPQHPCSTILGSGLAFFTCVGADANVTAGHGPEGLTCGTAESCTGNMTQLKRQGHFSRCPEEYKHYCIKGRCRFLMAEKAPACVCERGYTGARCERVDIFYLRGDQGQIVIISVIAAVVTLVIFIICACLCSHHCRKQRRKRKAEEMETLNKNPSSKSEDVLETGIA; this is translated from the exons GCTTGGCATTTTTCACCTGCGTGGGTGCTGATGCCAACGTCACCGCCGGGCACGGCCCAGAAGGGCTCACCTGCGGCACAGCCGAGAGCTGCACAG GGAACATGACGCAACTGAAGCGGCAGGGACACTTCTCCAGGTGTCCGGAGGAGTACAAGCACTACTGCATCAAAGGGAGATGCCGCTTCCTCATGGCTGAGAAGGCACCGGCTTGCGT GTGCGAGCGAGGCTACACAGGGGCTCGCTGCGAGAGGGTGGACATCTTCTACCTGCGAGGTGACCAGGGCCAGATCGTGATCATCTCTGTGATCGCCGCTGTCGTTACCCTCGTCATCTTCATCATCTGCGCCTGCCTCTGCAGTCA CCACTGTCGGAAGCAACGtaggaagagaaaggcagaagagatgGAGACGTTAAACAAGAACCCTTCGTCCAAAAGCGAGGACGTGCTGGAGACGGGCATCGCATGA